The proteins below come from a single Mycobacterium parmense genomic window:
- a CDS encoding CaiB/BaiF CoA transferase family protein, translating to MSDILSGIRVVELAAWTFVPAAGAVLADWGADVIKIEHPETGDPQRGLISSGIVTAAGGVNHFIEQPNRGKRSIGLDTSTPDGLELLMKLLETADVFVTNLLPDSRQRMGIDVEQVRARNPKIIYARGHGYGTRGDLASQGGFDLAAYWARGGIGDAYSAGDGSYPPIQRPAFGDSYGGLAIAGGIAAALVKRERTGEPSVVDVSLLNAAIWQLGPDIVGSGVTGQDIPKFNLDEMPNPVASIYKTRDDRFIAFVLLQADRFWADFCTRLGRTDLIEDERFANAVVRFGNRQECIGELRSAFESEDLSHWEKAFAGFDGVWDVMHTAHEVHSDPQVIANGYLPKVTDANDNKFALAASPVQFDETPLDLRCAPGHGEHTDALLAELGFSEDEIIEFKINSVVL from the coding sequence GTGAGCGACATTCTCAGCGGAATACGCGTCGTTGAGCTGGCGGCGTGGACGTTTGTTCCGGCCGCCGGCGCGGTGCTGGCCGATTGGGGTGCCGACGTCATCAAGATCGAGCACCCCGAGACCGGTGACCCGCAGCGCGGCCTGATCAGCTCCGGGATCGTCACCGCCGCAGGGGGAGTGAACCACTTCATCGAGCAACCGAATCGCGGCAAGCGCAGCATTGGGCTGGACACCTCGACCCCGGACGGGCTCGAGCTGCTGATGAAGCTGCTCGAAACCGCCGACGTCTTCGTCACGAATCTGCTGCCGGATTCGCGCCAGCGGATGGGAATCGACGTCGAGCAGGTGCGGGCGCGCAACCCAAAGATCATCTATGCCCGCGGGCACGGCTACGGCACCCGCGGCGACCTCGCCTCGCAAGGCGGCTTCGACCTGGCCGCCTACTGGGCGCGCGGCGGCATCGGCGACGCCTATTCCGCCGGCGACGGCTCATACCCGCCGATCCAGCGGCCGGCATTCGGTGACTCCTATGGCGGCCTCGCCATCGCGGGCGGCATCGCCGCGGCCCTGGTGAAACGCGAGCGCACCGGCGAACCGTCGGTGGTCGACGTGTCGCTGCTCAACGCCGCGATCTGGCAGTTGGGTCCGGACATCGTCGGTTCAGGCGTCACCGGTCAGGACATCCCGAAGTTCAACCTGGACGAGATGCCCAACCCGGTGGCCAGCATCTACAAGACCCGCGACGACCGGTTCATCGCCTTCGTGCTGCTGCAAGCCGACCGATTCTGGGCGGACTTCTGTACACGGCTGGGCCGCACCGACCTGATTGAGGACGAGCGGTTCGCCAACGCGGTGGTGAGGTTCGGCAACCGTCAGGAGTGCATCGGTGAGTTGCGCAGCGCCTTTGAGTCCGAAGATCTTTCACACTGGGAGAAGGCATTTGCCGGTTTCGACGGGGTGTGGGACGTCATGCACACCGCGCACGAGGTGCACAGCGATCCACAGGTGATCGCCAATGGGTATCTGCCCAAAGTCACCGATGCGAACGACAACAAGTTCGCGCTGGCGGCCAGTCCCGTGCAGTTCGACGAGACACCCTTGGACCTCAGGTGTGCGCCGGGCCACGGTGAGCACACCGACGCGCTACTGGCCGAACTCGGGTTCAGTGAGGACGAAATAATCGAGTTCAAAATCAATTCGGTTGTGCTGTAG
- a CDS encoding VOC family protein, whose product MGSEELARRFLHVNLNCSSLDATEGLYVRQLGLSARMRTDPRVPTDGSILGIDGDETFCETSFLYDSRGARAGCALEAIEFHSPALKADPNSDPTRPGIRSTLLTVADLDATVTALRAAGITVGGPVDGLISGAKSVLALDPDGAVIEFAQAPSDKPGAVFAGIRVAAIDAVATGEFLTAIGFDQVEGPARVEVGGDQLAPGGSPDAVKCAVSRYALAEDAHQFSLTIVEHPDTRKADPVPWGGNHQGLYRCALRVENTEAAMSLVPNSVEVMGDPVWCPLPGTKIEGLYISFLRSPDGVVFEFVERPLKYFGPAAVRG is encoded by the coding sequence GTGGGTTCCGAGGAACTCGCGCGGCGCTTCCTGCACGTCAACCTCAATTGTTCCTCGCTGGACGCCACCGAAGGCCTCTATGTCAGGCAGCTCGGGCTCTCGGCGCGAATGCGCACCGATCCCAGAGTTCCGACCGACGGCAGCATCCTCGGCATCGACGGCGACGAAACCTTCTGTGAGACGTCGTTTCTCTACGACTCACGAGGCGCCCGCGCCGGCTGTGCTTTGGAGGCCATCGAGTTTCACAGCCCGGCGCTGAAAGCCGACCCGAACAGCGACCCGACTCGTCCCGGCATCCGGTCGACGCTGCTGACCGTGGCCGATCTCGATGCAACCGTCACAGCGTTGCGCGCAGCCGGCATCACCGTGGGCGGGCCGGTCGACGGCCTGATCTCGGGCGCCAAGTCAGTTCTCGCGCTCGACCCCGACGGCGCGGTCATCGAGTTCGCCCAAGCCCCGAGCGACAAGCCGGGGGCGGTGTTCGCCGGAATCCGCGTCGCCGCCATCGACGCGGTGGCCACCGGGGAATTCCTCACCGCGATCGGCTTCGATCAGGTTGAGGGGCCGGCACGCGTCGAGGTCGGCGGCGACCAACTCGCGCCCGGCGGGTCACCCGATGCCGTCAAATGCGCGGTGTCGCGCTACGCACTTGCTGAGGACGCGCACCAGTTCAGCCTCACCATCGTAGAACATCCCGACACCCGCAAGGCGGACCCGGTGCCGTGGGGCGGGAACCATCAAGGGCTGTACCGCTGCGCGCTGCGGGTGGAGAATACCGAGGCGGCGATGTCATTGGTTCCGAACTCTGTTGAGGTGATGGGTGATCCGGTGTGGTGCCCGCTGCCGGGGACCAAGATCGAGGGGCTGTACATCTCTTTCCTGCGCTCGCCCGACGGGGTCGTATTCGAATTCGTGGAGAGGCCGCTGAAATACTTCGGTCCAGCCGCAGTAAGGGGTTGA
- a CDS encoding SDR family NAD(P)-dependent oxidoreductase, which translates to MPEGPLTGKVVLVTGGGRGIGRAHCLELAKQGAAVVVNDPGVGRDGSSGDGEGPAADVVAEIEASGGKAIAHTGSVSAWDDVAHMISTAVDTFGSLTGVVNNAGILRDSMVAASSEADWDAVIAVHLKGTFALTRHACEYWRAQFKAGSPIDAHIVNTVSGAGLWGNVGQSAYGAAKAAIANLTVVTAMEAQRYGVAVNAISPLAMSRMTADVFGGRADDPALDPARSSAVVAWLQSAQSSWLTGQILRINGDKLTRIGGYTEFPAAYHAKDGSSLTFSEIGQAVSWLYGTSPRGLAGPLPTA; encoded by the coding sequence ATGCCTGAAGGCCCGCTGACCGGCAAGGTCGTTTTGGTGACGGGCGGCGGCCGGGGAATCGGCCGCGCCCACTGTCTCGAGTTGGCCAAGCAGGGCGCAGCCGTCGTTGTGAACGATCCAGGTGTCGGCAGGGATGGCTCAAGCGGCGACGGGGAGGGCCCCGCGGCCGACGTTGTCGCCGAAATCGAGGCGTCCGGCGGTAAGGCGATTGCACATACGGGTTCGGTGTCGGCATGGGATGACGTCGCCCACATGATCTCCACCGCCGTCGACACTTTCGGCTCGCTCACCGGCGTGGTGAATAATGCAGGCATCCTGCGTGATTCCATGGTCGCCGCCTCCAGCGAGGCCGATTGGGACGCCGTCATCGCGGTACATCTGAAAGGCACCTTCGCGCTCACCCGACATGCCTGCGAGTACTGGCGTGCGCAGTTCAAGGCGGGCAGCCCGATTGACGCCCACATCGTCAACACGGTGTCCGGCGCGGGGTTGTGGGGCAATGTCGGGCAGAGTGCGTATGGTGCGGCCAAGGCCGCGATCGCCAACCTGACCGTCGTTACCGCGATGGAGGCGCAGCGTTATGGTGTTGCAGTCAATGCGATTTCCCCCCTGGCGATGTCGCGGATGACAGCGGATGTGTTCGGTGGCCGTGCCGACGATCCCGCGCTGGATCCTGCACGCAGCTCCGCCGTGGTCGCATGGCTGCAGTCCGCGCAGTCGTCCTGGCTCACCGGGCAGATCCTGCGCATCAACGGCGACAAGCTGACCCGCATCGGGGGATACACCGAGTTTCCGGCCGCATATCACGCCAAAGATGGTTCTTCCCTGACCTTTTCGGAGATCGGACAGGCTGTCAGCTGGCTGTACGGGACCTCTCCCCGCGGGTTGGCCGGGCCGCTGCCGACGGCCTGA
- a CDS encoding acetyl-CoA hydrolase/transferase C-terminal domain-containing protein — protein sequence MTTALTTTELTVALRAALRPGMTVALGDGVGALRCLDDGGSVGAALSAAAGEVGSVRLVLGWLPAPIDGLDTDAFAEVIALMPGWGVRDVLRSSTVRFLPTRLAAIPALLADVLRPQVLLTRLVRRNDLLQFGTEVSWQRAAIRNGTRALAIIDTSAPGADAEPGLDPSEVEVLGTVGSGPVRVPQREPEPIHDALADTVLLLLPKGARVQYGPGQLGTALLRRAQVPLHIDTGLLTDAVVDLDRRGLLAGTPSATYLLGSDALYDWADGRRILRGLDYTHDLARLSRGSPLVAVNTAIEIDPYGQINVEGLGDKVIGGIGGHPDYCAAARMSCGGLSIIAVPTQVNGRSPLVEQLSRPASTPAYDVDVIVTESGYVDLRAADWSQRRQLIAELFSK from the coding sequence ATGACAACAGCTTTGACCACAACTGAGTTGACCGTAGCGCTGCGCGCCGCGCTGCGCCCCGGAATGACAGTGGCCCTCGGCGACGGGGTGGGCGCACTGCGCTGCCTCGACGACGGCGGGTCGGTCGGAGCGGCGCTGAGCGCCGCCGCCGGCGAGGTGGGCTCGGTGCGCCTGGTACTGGGCTGGCTGCCCGCCCCGATCGACGGCCTCGACACAGACGCATTCGCCGAAGTCATTGCGTTGATGCCCGGTTGGGGCGTGCGTGACGTATTGCGCAGCTCGACGGTGCGATTCCTGCCGACGCGGCTGGCCGCGATTCCCGCTCTGCTGGCTGACGTGTTGCGGCCTCAGGTGCTGCTCACCCGGCTGGTACGCCGGAATGATTTGCTGCAGTTCGGCACCGAGGTCTCGTGGCAACGCGCGGCGATCCGCAACGGCACAAGGGCACTCGCGATCATAGACACCTCGGCGCCCGGGGCGGATGCCGAGCCTGGACTCGACCCGTCGGAAGTCGAAGTGCTCGGAACCGTCGGGAGCGGACCGGTGCGAGTGCCGCAGCGCGAGCCGGAACCGATTCACGACGCCCTCGCCGACACGGTACTTTTGCTGCTGCCCAAAGGCGCCCGGGTCCAGTACGGGCCAGGCCAGCTCGGCACCGCACTGCTGCGCCGGGCACAGGTGCCGTTGCATATCGACACCGGGTTACTCACCGACGCCGTCGTCGACCTCGACAGGCGCGGCCTGCTGGCGGGTACACCGTCGGCTACGTATCTCCTGGGCAGCGACGCTCTCTACGACTGGGCCGATGGACGCCGGATTCTGCGCGGCCTCGACTACACCCACGACCTTGCCCGGCTGTCGCGCGGGTCACCGCTGGTCGCAGTGAACACCGCCATCGAGATCGACCCATACGGGCAGATCAACGTCGAGGGTTTGGGCGACAAGGTGATCGGTGGAATCGGCGGGCATCCCGACTATTGCGCCGCCGCGAGGATGAGCTGCGGCGGTCTGTCGATCATCGCCGTTCCAACTCAGGTGAACGGACGCTCGCCGCTCGTCGAGCAGCTCAGCCGGCCTGCGTCCACACCCGCCTACGACGTGGACGTCATCGTCACCGAGTCCGGATACGTCGACCTGCGCGCAGCAGACTGGTCGCAACGCCGGCAACTCATCGCCGAATTGTTCTCGAAGTGA
- a CDS encoding acyl-CoA dehydrogenase family protein, translating to MTKDLNDVDALRAEIRSFLHEAPRPAGLRNYGPTPTADDVEPGRIWHRYLADHGYACLHWPREFGGAAATVTYQAVFAEECARADVPRQLNITGADLVGPVLIKFGSQEQKDRYLEPIRVGDDVWCQLFSEPGAGSDLAGVRTRAERTAMGWRIDGQKVWSSAAASARFGLLLARTGPDKHRDLSMFIVPMDIPGVMVRPLMQMDGESKFNEVFFDGAELGEDALIGDVGQGWTVAMVTLGRERLTLGSQAVSMFRMHERMVDAARDHDLLDPVLSRSMTRLWARMWLLRYTWQRAIDSGDLTSPAFSVLKLMTSETDQDLGDMATEVLGTDACTDPADDGLVHHMLVGRAQTILGGTSEIQRNILGERVLGLPKEPR from the coding sequence GTGACGAAAGACCTGAACGACGTCGACGCCCTACGCGCGGAGATCCGCTCGTTCCTGCACGAGGCACCGCGGCCGGCCGGTCTGCGTAACTACGGGCCCACACCCACTGCGGACGACGTCGAACCCGGCCGGATCTGGCACCGATACCTGGCCGACCACGGCTACGCCTGCCTGCACTGGCCGCGTGAGTTCGGCGGTGCCGCAGCGACAGTCACGTACCAGGCCGTCTTCGCCGAGGAATGCGCACGAGCCGACGTGCCCCGTCAGCTCAACATCACCGGCGCCGACCTGGTCGGACCGGTGCTGATCAAGTTCGGCAGCCAGGAGCAGAAGGATCGCTACCTGGAGCCGATCAGAGTGGGCGACGACGTCTGGTGTCAGCTCTTCTCCGAGCCGGGCGCCGGCTCAGACCTCGCCGGCGTGCGCACCCGGGCCGAGCGCACCGCCATGGGCTGGCGGATCGATGGTCAGAAGGTGTGGAGTTCGGCCGCCGCCTCGGCCCGCTTCGGCCTGCTGCTCGCCCGCACCGGTCCGGACAAGCACCGGGATCTGTCGATGTTCATCGTGCCCATGGACATCCCGGGGGTCATGGTGCGCCCGCTGATGCAGATGGACGGCGAAAGCAAGTTCAACGAAGTCTTCTTCGATGGAGCCGAACTCGGCGAAGACGCCCTGATCGGTGACGTCGGCCAGGGCTGGACCGTGGCGATGGTGACGCTGGGCCGTGAGCGCCTGACGTTGGGTTCCCAAGCGGTATCGATGTTCCGGATGCACGAGCGCATGGTCGATGCGGCCCGTGACCACGACCTGCTCGACCCCGTGTTGTCGAGGTCGATGACCCGGTTATGGGCGAGGATGTGGCTGCTGCGCTACACCTGGCAGCGCGCCATCGACTCCGGTGACCTCACGTCGCCGGCCTTCTCGGTGCTGAAGTTGATGACCTCGGAAACCGATCAGGACCTCGGGGACATGGCCACCGAAGTTCTGGGCACCGACGCGTGCACCGACCCAGCGGACGACGGGCTGGTGCACCACATGCTGGTCGGGCGGGCGCAGACGATCCTGGGCGGCACCAGCGAGATCCAGCGCAATATCCTCGGCGAGCGGGTGCTCGGGCTTCCCAAAGAGCCTCGATGA
- a CDS encoding class I adenylate-forming enzyme family protein, whose amino-acid sequence MTAGTIAGLLDECAAGRPDRPLLRDVDGETLTISQVAALASAAAEWLADAGVRPGMTVAWQLPSNVNAAVVMLALARMPVTQAPVLHLYRCREVCAAVDVARADILLVDESTTANAAPGLPTITVPADFVRRLQTSPAVSAEYEAPHRAAEPRWVYFTSGTTGRPKAVRHTDTTLLSAARGYVAHLGVGSHPREVGTIAFPICHIGGMVYLATALFGDFPVVLIPKVSAGDLPRVLAEHQVTVTGASTAFYQMLLAAQMAAPTTELLVPSLRMLIGGGAPCPPEVHRQVREHLRVPVVHAYGMTEAPMICVSEATDTDEQLANSAGRPIPGSQVRIAASGEIELRGDNLTPGYLQHDQWADALTADGWFRSGDRGHLRPDGRIVVTGRTKDLIIRKGENVAPDEIENELLAHPLVDEIAVLGQADELRGELVCAVVRRSPRHRDVTLDELCTFLDQRGLMKQKWPERLVLVDEFPLTGLGKVAKSELARQIAGGTR is encoded by the coding sequence GTGACGGCTGGCACCATCGCCGGGCTGCTGGATGAGTGCGCCGCCGGCCGACCGGATCGTCCGCTGCTGCGCGACGTCGACGGCGAGACACTCACCATCTCGCAGGTAGCCGCGCTGGCGTCGGCCGCCGCGGAATGGTTGGCAGATGCCGGTGTGCGCCCCGGCATGACGGTCGCCTGGCAGCTGCCCTCAAACGTCAACGCCGCGGTGGTGATGCTTGCGCTGGCCCGCATGCCCGTTACGCAGGCCCCGGTGTTGCACCTCTATCGGTGCCGCGAGGTGTGCGCGGCGGTCGACGTCGCACGCGCGGACATCCTGCTGGTCGACGAGTCGACGACCGCCAATGCCGCACCTGGGCTACCGACAATCACGGTCCCCGCCGACTTTGTCCGCCGGCTCCAGACGTCGCCGGCCGTAAGCGCCGAGTACGAAGCGCCCCACCGCGCAGCGGAGCCGCGCTGGGTGTACTTCACGTCGGGCACCACCGGGCGCCCGAAAGCCGTGCGCCACACCGACACCACCTTGCTCAGCGCCGCCCGCGGTTATGTCGCGCATCTCGGCGTGGGCAGCCATCCGCGGGAAGTCGGCACGATCGCCTTTCCCATCTGCCACATCGGCGGCATGGTCTACCTCGCAACCGCTCTGTTCGGCGACTTTCCCGTGGTGCTCATCCCCAAAGTTTCCGCAGGCGACCTGCCCCGGGTGCTCGCGGAACATCAGGTGACGGTGACCGGAGCTAGCACCGCGTTCTACCAGATGCTGCTGGCCGCCCAGATGGCCGCGCCGACAACCGAATTGCTGGTGCCGTCGCTGCGGATGCTGATCGGCGGGGGTGCCCCGTGTCCGCCCGAGGTGCACCGACAGGTGCGTGAACACCTACGCGTTCCGGTCGTGCATGCCTACGGAATGACCGAGGCGCCGATGATCTGCGTCAGCGAGGCCACCGACACCGACGAGCAACTGGCCAACAGCGCGGGCCGGCCCATCCCTGGATCGCAGGTGCGGATCGCAGCGAGCGGCGAGATCGAGCTGCGTGGCGACAACCTGACACCGGGATATCTGCAGCACGACCAGTGGGCCGACGCACTCACCGCCGACGGGTGGTTCCGCAGCGGCGACCGGGGCCACCTTCGCCCGGACGGGCGAATCGTGGTCACCGGCCGCACCAAGGATTTGATCATTCGCAAGGGCGAGAACGTAGCCCCTGACGAGATCGAGAACGAACTGCTGGCCCACCCCCTGGTCGACGAGATCGCCGTGCTCGGCCAGGCCGACGAACTGCGCGGCGAGTTGGTGTGCGCGGTCGTGCGCCGTTCGCCACGCCATCGCGACGTCACCCTCGACGAGCTCTGCACGTTCCTCGACCAACGCGGGCTGATGAAGCAGAAGTGGCCCGAGCGGCTCGTCCTGGTCGACGAGTTCCCGCTGACGGGGCTCGGCAAGGTCGCCAAGTCCGAGCTGGCCCGGCAGATCGCAGGAGGAACCCGATGA
- a CDS encoding cytochrome P450 produces the protein MTDTQAESRPRAEVDLDHHSPEFREDPYSRFREMRELGCPVAHSEHYEGFWALVDYASVFEAARNDDLFNSYPSVGVPASELPLPILPIESDPPETQELREVTLKRFSPASAERFRESAIEMTNEAIDAFIERGECDLVGELTTPLPARLILRLLNFDESRFMDWVGWVHTTVHDRAHAPEKAAIAGMEMFGEIGKHMEQRRAEGLGDDLFSDILRGTLNGKPLDDGQITMYTVLMMLGGMDTTSGFTGNVLLRLCKDSELRAKFKADPSLVKKSTDELLRLYTPTLGLARTVSRDADFHGQHLCRGDRAILMWAAANRDPAMFENPDELDLDRPNAKKHMAFGVGMHRCLGSHYAKLMFDVMITQVLKRLPDFELAGDPKLFEDAGEVYAVRELPVSFTPGPRVG, from the coding sequence ATGACCGACACCCAGGCGGAATCGCGTCCACGCGCCGAGGTCGACCTCGACCACCACTCGCCCGAGTTCCGCGAGGACCCCTACAGCCGGTTCCGCGAGATGCGCGAATTGGGCTGCCCGGTCGCACATTCCGAGCACTACGAAGGCTTCTGGGCGTTGGTCGACTATGCGTCTGTCTTCGAGGCGGCCCGCAACGACGACCTGTTCAACTCCTATCCGTCGGTGGGTGTGCCGGCCAGCGAGCTGCCGTTGCCGATCCTGCCGATCGAGTCGGATCCTCCCGAGACCCAGGAGCTGCGCGAGGTCACCCTCAAGCGCTTCTCACCGGCTTCGGCGGAGCGGTTCCGCGAGTCCGCCATCGAGATGACCAATGAGGCGATCGATGCCTTCATCGAGCGAGGCGAGTGCGACCTGGTCGGTGAGCTGACAACCCCGCTGCCGGCGCGGTTGATTCTGCGGCTGTTGAACTTCGACGAGTCGCGGTTCATGGACTGGGTCGGCTGGGTGCACACCACCGTGCACGACCGTGCCCACGCCCCGGAGAAGGCCGCAATCGCGGGGATGGAGATGTTCGGCGAGATCGGCAAGCACATGGAGCAGCGCCGGGCCGAGGGACTCGGTGATGACCTGTTCAGCGACATCCTGCGCGGAACGCTGAACGGCAAGCCTCTCGACGACGGTCAGATCACCATGTACACGGTGCTGATGATGCTCGGTGGTATGGACACCACCAGTGGATTCACCGGCAACGTGCTGTTGCGGCTGTGTAAGGACTCCGAGTTGCGCGCTAAGTTCAAGGCCGATCCGAGCCTGGTGAAGAAGTCCACCGATGAGCTGCTGCGCCTCTACACGCCGACTCTCGGCCTGGCGCGCACCGTCTCGCGCGACGCCGACTTCCACGGCCAACACCTGTGCCGGGGCGACCGGGCGATCCTGATGTGGGCTGCCGCGAACCGTGACCCCGCAATGTTCGAGAACCCCGACGAACTCGACCTGGATCGCCCGAATGCCAAGAAGCACATGGCTTTCGGTGTGGGCATGCACCGCTGCCTCGGTTCGCACTATGCCAAGCTGATGTTCGACGTGATGATCACCCAGGTGCTCAAGCGGCTACCCGACTTCGAGTTGGCCGGTGATCCGAAACTGTTCGAGGACGCGGGCGAGGTGTACGCCGTGCGCGAACTGCCGGTCAGTTTCACGCCCGGGCCGCGGGTGGGCTGA
- a CDS encoding thiolase family protein yields MSSRPEIAIIGVGLHPFGRYEDRSALEMGAVAISRALRDAGVAWSDVGSLYAGSLEVSNPEAVTGLAGMTGLPARATLSGCATGNSLLTLAARDVQLGEAEIAIGVGLDKHPRGAFGADPSVSGLPQWYGDQGMFLTTHYFGTKIMRYMHDHGITEETLARVAAKNFDNGALAPHAWRRKPMSVDAILSSPVVNAPLRQYMYCNPNEGAAAVVVCRADKAKHYTDSPIYLRSTALRSRREGAYELLRTSIELPIMPGTTAEAARAAYELAGIGPEDVDVAQLQDTDSGSEIIHMAETGLCKDGEQEALLADGATKIGGRLPINTDGGLLANGEPVGASGLRQVYELVQQLRGAAGDRQVPNDPQVALAQLYGAPGTAAVAILSK; encoded by the coding sequence ATGAGCAGCAGGCCCGAGATCGCCATCATCGGCGTCGGCCTCCACCCGTTCGGGCGGTACGAGGACCGGTCGGCACTGGAGATGGGCGCCGTGGCGATCAGCAGGGCACTGCGCGATGCCGGGGTGGCGTGGTCCGACGTGGGCAGCCTGTACGCGGGCAGCCTCGAGGTGTCCAATCCCGAGGCGGTGACCGGGTTGGCCGGGATGACCGGCCTTCCGGCGCGTGCCACGTTGAGCGGTTGCGCGACCGGAAACTCGCTGTTGACCCTGGCCGCGCGAGACGTGCAACTCGGCGAAGCCGAAATTGCGATCGGCGTCGGGCTGGACAAGCACCCGCGCGGCGCCTTCGGCGCGGACCCTTCGGTGTCGGGGTTGCCGCAGTGGTACGGCGACCAGGGCATGTTCCTGACCACGCATTACTTCGGCACCAAGATCATGCGCTACATGCACGATCACGGCATCACCGAGGAGACCTTGGCCCGCGTTGCCGCCAAGAACTTCGACAACGGAGCGCTGGCGCCGCATGCATGGCGCCGCAAGCCGATGAGCGTCGACGCGATCCTGAGCTCTCCGGTCGTGAACGCACCGCTGCGTCAATACATGTACTGCAACCCGAACGAAGGCGCTGCCGCCGTGGTGGTGTGCCGGGCCGATAAAGCCAAGCACTACACCGACTCTCCGATCTACCTGCGCTCCACCGCGCTGCGCAGCCGCCGCGAAGGCGCTTACGAGCTCCTTCGTACCTCGATCGAGCTGCCGATCATGCCCGGCACTACCGCTGAGGCCGCCCGCGCCGCCTACGAGTTGGCCGGGATAGGTCCCGAGGACGTCGACGTTGCGCAACTGCAAGACACCGACTCGGGGTCCGAAATCATCCACATGGCCGAGACAGGTCTCTGTAAGGACGGCGAACAAGAAGCACTGCTCGCCGACGGCGCCACCAAGATCGGCGGGCGGCTGCCCATCAACACCGACGGCGGGCTGCTGGCCAACGGCGAACCGGTCGGTGCATCCGGCCTTCGCCAGGTCTACGAGCTGGTTCAGCAATTGCGCGGGGCCGCCGGTGACCGCCAGGTACCGAACGATCCGCAGGTCGCGCTGGCCCAGCTGTACGGCGCACCGGGAACCGCAGCTGTCGCCATCTTGTCCAAGTAG
- a CDS encoding class I adenylate-forming enzyme family protein, translated as MSISLLLEMAASGDPDRVAVVDGDIRLTTAELSELADGGAGVIAASGASHVAYVGTGGALLPLLLFSSARANTAFTPLNYRLSPEGLRELIDRLPAPLVVVDVEYGDIVAGTGHRVISSAEFIEGARSTEPVSVFADPDDVAVVLFTSGTTSRPKAVELTHNNLTSYVTGTVEFGSADPADAALVCVPPYHIAGVGAALSNLYAGRAIVYLRRFDPHEWVRLVRDERVTTATVVPTMLSRIVAVLEEQSTELPTLRNFAYGGSKVARPLIRRALDLLPQVGFVNAYGLTETSSTISVLTPDDHRVAHEAPDDAVARRLSSVGRPVPGIEVQIRAEDGTVLGPGEAGELFVRGPQVSGRYSEIGSVLDAEGWFPTRDVAMLDEDGYLFIGGRSDDTIIRGGENIAPSEIEDVLIEHPDVREVVVVGLDDAEWGQIIVAVIVPEAGGAPAPEQLREFARSQLRGSRTPDRIVFREELPTTPTGKVLRREILDNLTPAAAEH; from the coding sequence TTGAGTATTTCGTTGCTGCTGGAGATGGCGGCGTCGGGTGATCCCGACCGGGTTGCCGTGGTGGACGGCGACATTCGACTGACTACTGCCGAACTCAGCGAGCTCGCCGATGGCGGTGCAGGTGTAATCGCCGCATCCGGGGCATCCCATGTCGCTTACGTCGGCACCGGCGGAGCACTGCTCCCGCTGCTGCTGTTCTCTTCGGCGCGCGCGAACACGGCGTTCACGCCACTGAATTATCGGCTGAGTCCAGAGGGGCTGCGCGAACTCATCGATCGGCTTCCGGCCCCGTTGGTCGTGGTCGACGTCGAGTACGGCGACATCGTGGCCGGTACCGGCCATCGGGTTATCTCGTCCGCCGAGTTCATCGAAGGCGCGCGATCCACCGAGCCCGTCTCGGTCTTCGCCGACCCCGACGACGTGGCGGTCGTGTTGTTCACCTCGGGTACCACGTCGCGGCCCAAAGCCGTTGAGCTGACTCACAACAACCTGACCAGTTATGTCACCGGCACCGTCGAATTCGGTTCCGCCGATCCCGCCGATGCGGCGCTGGTGTGCGTCCCGCCATATCACATCGCCGGGGTTGGGGCCGCATTGTCAAACCTCTATGCAGGACGGGCGATCGTGTACCTGCGCCGGTTCGATCCGCACGAATGGGTGCGACTGGTCCGCGACGAGCGGGTCACCACCGCGACGGTGGTGCCGACCATGCTGTCCCGCATCGTGGCGGTCCTCGAGGAGCAGTCCACCGAGCTTCCAACGCTGCGCAACTTCGCGTACGGCGGATCGAAGGTGGCGCGGCCATTGATCCGAAGGGCGCTGGACCTGCTACCGCAGGTCGGCTTCGTCAACGCGTACGGGCTGACCGAGACCAGCTCGACCATCTCGGTCCTCACGCCGGACGATCATCGTGTGGCCCACGAGGCACCGGACGACGCCGTCGCCCGTCGGCTGAGCTCGGTCGGTCGCCCGGTCCCCGGCATCGAGGTACAGATCCGCGCAGAAGACGGCACCGTGCTCGGGCCGGGCGAGGCTGGTGAGCTCTTCGTGCGAGGCCCCCAGGTGTCGGGCCGTTACTCCGAGATCGGATCGGTGCTCGACGCGGAGGGCTGGTTCCCGACCAGGGATGTCGCGATGCTGGATGAGGATGGCTACCTGTTCATCGGAGGGCGGTCCGACGACACCATCATCCGGGGCGGGGAGAACATCGCCCCGTCGGAGATCGAGGACGTCCTCATCGAGCATCCCGACGTCCGCGAGGTCGTCGTCGTCGGACTGGATGACGCCGAGTGGGGTCAGATCATCGTGGCGGTGATCGTGCCCGAGGCAGGCGGTGCGCCGGCACCCGAGCAGCTCCGCGAGTTCGCACGCAGCCAGCTGCGTGGGTCCCGTACGCCGGATCGCATCGTGTTCCGGGAAGAGTTGCCAACCACGCCGACCGGCAAGGTGTTGCGCCGGGAGATCCTCGATAACCTGACGCCAGCTGCGGCCGAGCACTGA